One part of the Vicia villosa cultivar HV-30 ecotype Madison, WI linkage group LG6, Vvil1.0, whole genome shotgun sequence genome encodes these proteins:
- the LOC131611045 gene encoding secreted RxLR effector protein 161-like, with amino-acid sequence MDDSNPVSSPVNPNVKLEKNGEEDKVDVTLFKQIVGSLRYMCNSRPDIGCKKNSKILKGSIEYEILFRRNSKGKEATITCFSDADWSGDKEDRRSTTEYLFQVFGTPMSQCSKKQPVVALSSCEAEYTTRFYAACQAI; translated from the exons ATGGATGATTCAAATCCTGTATCCTCACCTGTCAACCCAAATGTGAAGTTGGAAAAGAATGGAGAGGAAGACAAAGTTGATGTAACTTTGTTCAAGCAAATTGTGGGATCTCTAAGGTATATGTGCAACAGTCGACCTGATATAG GCTGCAAAAAGAATTCTAAGATACTTAAAGGATCGATAGAGTATGAAATTCTATTTCGACGAAACTCTAAAGGCAAAGAAGCAACAATTACTTGTTTTTCAGATGCTGATTGGagtggagataaggaagatcgaagaagcacaacTGAATATTTATTTCAAGTATTTGGTACCCCAATGTCACAGTGTTCAAAGAAACAACCtgtggtggcattatcatcgtGTGAAGCTGAATATACAACAAGATTTTATGCTGCTTGTCAAGCAATTTGA